Proteins encoded in a region of the Zea mays cultivar B73 chromosome 4, Zm-B73-REFERENCE-NAM-5.0, whole genome shotgun sequence genome:
- the LOC118476980 gene encoding LOB domain-containing protein 13-like, with product MPTYGMPPPDFALPMPMLAPPPPPPPPSQFPMGFQTPPASVAAPGDGSGQDDTTNSWVNTIFNTQSPAGGGGYSNHPDDGYD from the exons atgccgacatatgggatgccgcctccggactttgcactgccaatgccaatgttggcgcctccacctccgcctccgcctccgtcacaattccctatg ggatttcagacaccacccgcttcagttgccgcacctggagatgggtctggtcaggACGACACAACAAATTCGTGGGTGAACACCAttttcaacacgcagagtccagccggaggaggtggctactcgaaccatccagacgatggatatgattga